In Rhododendron vialii isolate Sample 1 chromosome 9a, ASM3025357v1, the following are encoded in one genomic region:
- the LOC131300821 gene encoding uncharacterized protein LOC131300821 isoform X2, whose product MDNGGGGSAAPTGCYKCGRPGHWSRDCPSHPNQNPNPSSSIYPKPNSSNFKSTGDGTVEGGSKPLQKSTEKPKKVPRSRPKLTPDLLLSNDGIGYVLRHFPRAFKYRGRGQEVSDLGNLIGLYAEWHSHLLPYYSFDQFVHKVEQVGATRRVKTCLGGLRDRVANGGDPTKLHETPAVHNISNADEDMNIEEPSLVQQGTSLKNHCTDDFQEDMLQEIYEQGTDELSPAMHSDAVATDHISSRHRSMDDISNQAKETRGSITREIQVSEEQKARMEANRLKALEKAAARARSSQTA is encoded by the exons ATGGAcaacggcggcggcggcagtgCAGCGCCCACCGGATGCTACAAGTGCGGCCGCCCGGGCCACTGGTCCCGAGATTGCCCTTCACATCCcaaccaaaaccctaatccaTCGTCCTCCATTTACCCGAAACCCAATTCGTCCAACTTCAAGTCCACCGGCGACGGAACTGTTGAAGGTGGTTCAAAACCATTGCAGAAGTCCACCGAAAAGCCCAAGAAGGTACCCAGATCGAGGCCCAAGCTCACCCCTGACCTTCTTCTCTCCAACGATGGAATCGGTTACGTCCTTCGCCACTTCCCTAGGGCTTTCAAGTATCGCGGCCGCGGACAAGAG GTTAGTGATTTGGGGAATTTAATTGGGCTTTATGCTGAATGGCATTCACATCTGCTTCCTTACTACTCATTTGATCAATTCGTACACAAGGTGGAACAAGTCGGTGCCACGAGACGTGTCAAG ACATGCCTGGGAGGACTACGGGATAGAGTTGCCAATGGAGGTGACCCAACAAAGCTACACGAAACCCCTGCTGTACACAACATCTCAAATGCTGATGAAG ATATGAACATAGAGGAGCCATCTCTCGTACAGCAAGGTACATCTTTGAAGAACCATTGCACTGATGATTTCCAGGAAGACATGCTTCAAGAGATTTACGAGCAGGGTACTGAT GAGCTGTCTCCAGCAATGCATAGCGATGCTGTTGCTACAGATCATATCTCTTCTCGTCATCGCTCCATGGATGATATATCAAATCAAGCTAAGGAAACCCGAGGTAGCATTACTAGGGAAATACAGGTCTCAGAAGAACAGAAAGCTCGCATGGAAGCTAACAGGTTGAAGGCATTAGAGAAAGCTGCTGCTCGTGCCCGCTCTTCACAAACAGCTTGA
- the LOC131300820 gene encoding crocetin glucosyltransferase 3-like codes for MDAAEEHIVMLPLMAHGHLIPFLALARQIHQTTNFTITIATTPLNTAYLRSAVSSDPTLSHSPRLRLAALPFNSSDHNLPPNTENTESLPLNQIINLFHSSAALEPPSHRLVADIAAQEGRPPICIVSDVFNGWASRVAERINTTNVCFSTGGAYGTAAYMSVWLNLPHKFTDTDEFPVPGFPDSCRFHRSMLHQFIRAADGSDSWSRFFQTQISLSLRSSGWLCNTAEEVEVSGMEILRKYIGKPVWSIGPLLPPAMLNSNSSTLTQHSGKESGISTQKCIEWLDSKPKSSVVYISFGSQNTISSSQMMELAKGLEQSGKPFIWVVRPPVGFDQKGEFRSEWLPEGFEDRVLDGKQGLLVRKWAPQLEILQHKSTAAFLSHCGWNSAMEGLSQGVPIIGWPLAAEQAYNAKMMVDEMGVCVELARGVGSGVEAEEVRKVVELVTEEGGKGGEMKRKAVEIGETMKAAMREEGGRKGSSLKAMDDFVSAIVSTAAERGRRRSNGVATG; via the exons ATGGATGCAGCTGAGGAACACATAGTGATGCTCCCCTTAATGGCCCACGGCCACCTAATCCCTTTTCTAGCACTCGCTCGACAAATCCACCAAACCACCAACTTCACCATCACCATCGCCACCACCCCTCTCAACACCGCATACCTCCGCTCCGCCGTCTCCTCCGACCCAACCCTCTCCCACTCCCCCCGCCTCCGCCTCGCCGCCCTCCCCTTCAACAGCTCCGACCACAACTTACCCCCAAACACTGAAAACACCGAGTCCCTCCCCCTCAACCAAATCATCAACCTCTTCCACTCCTCCGCCGCCCTCGAACCCCCCTCCCACCGCCTCGTCGCCGACATCGCCGCCCAAGAAGGCCGCCCCCCCATCTGCATAGTTTCCGACGTCTTCAATGGCTGGGCTTCAAGAGTCGCCGAGAGGATCAACACGACCAACGTCTGTTTCTCCACTGGCGGCGCTTACGGCACCGCAGCCTATATGTCGGTGTGGCTAAACCTCCCTCATAAGTTCACGGACACCGACGAATTCCCCGTGCCGGGTTTTCCCGATTCCTGCCGCTTCCATCGCTCTATGCTTCACCAATTCATTAGAGCAGCCGACG GTAGCGATTCGTGGTCGAGgtttttccaaacccaaatttCACTTTCCTTGAGATCTTCCGGTTGGCTTTGTAACACGGCAGAGGAAGTTGAAGTTTCGGGTATGGAAATTCTGAGGAAATATATCGGAAAACCGGTTTGGAGTATCGGGCCTCTTCTCCCTCCAGCTATGCTAAATTCCAATTCATCTACGTTAACCCAGCACAGTGGGAAAGAATCTGGGATTTCAACCCAGAAATGCATCGAATGGCTCGACTCGAAACCGAAGTCCTCCGTAGTTTACATTTCATTTGGGTCACAGAACACAATAAGTTCATCCCAGATGATGGAGTTAGCCAAGGGTTTAGAACAAAGCGGGAAGCCATTCATTTGGGTGGTAAGGCCTCCGGTTGGGTTTGACCAAAAAGGGGAATTCAGATCCGAATGGTTACCCGAAGGATTCGAAGACCGAGTTTTGGATGGGAAACAGGGGTTGTTGGTGAGGAAATGGGCGCCACAGTTGGAGATTCTGCAACACAAGTCGACCGCGGCGTTTTTGAGCCATTGCGGGTGGAATTCGGCAATGGAGGGGTTGAGCCAGGGGGTGCCGATAATAGGGTGGCCATTGGCGGCGGAGCAGGCGTACAATGCGAAGATGATGGTGGATGAGATGGGGGTTTGTGTGGAGCTGGCGAGGGGAGTGGGGAGTGGGGTTGAGGCGGAGGAGGTGAGGAAGGTGGTTGAGTTGGTGACGGAGGAGGGAGGGAAAGGAGGGGAGATGAAGAGGAAGGCGGTTGAAATTGGAGAGACAATGAAGGCTGCGATGAGAGAGGAGGGAGGTAGGAAGGGGTCTTCTTTGAAAGCAATGGATGATTTTGTTTCTGCAATTGTCTCTACTGCTGCTgagagggggaggaggagaTCAAATGGGGTGGCGACAGGTTGA
- the LOC131300821 gene encoding uncharacterized protein LOC131300821 isoform X1 — protein sequence MDNGGGGSAAPTGCYKCGRPGHWSRDCPSHPNQNPNPSSSIYPKPNSSNFKSTGDGTVEGGSKPLQKSTEKPKKVPRSRPKLTPDLLLSNDGIGYVLRHFPRAFKYRGRGQEVSDLGNLIGLYAEWHSHLLPYYSFDQFVHKVEQVGATRRVKTCLGGLRDRVANGGDPTKLHETPAVHNISNADEVVQDMNIEEPSLVQQGTSLKNHCTDDFQEDMLQEIYEQGTDELSPAMHSDAVATDHISSRHRSMDDISNQAKETRGSITREIQVSEEQKARMEANRLKALEKAAARARSSQTA from the exons ATGGAcaacggcggcggcggcagtgCAGCGCCCACCGGATGCTACAAGTGCGGCCGCCCGGGCCACTGGTCCCGAGATTGCCCTTCACATCCcaaccaaaaccctaatccaTCGTCCTCCATTTACCCGAAACCCAATTCGTCCAACTTCAAGTCCACCGGCGACGGAACTGTTGAAGGTGGTTCAAAACCATTGCAGAAGTCCACCGAAAAGCCCAAGAAGGTACCCAGATCGAGGCCCAAGCTCACCCCTGACCTTCTTCTCTCCAACGATGGAATCGGTTACGTCCTTCGCCACTTCCCTAGGGCTTTCAAGTATCGCGGCCGCGGACAAGAG GTTAGTGATTTGGGGAATTTAATTGGGCTTTATGCTGAATGGCATTCACATCTGCTTCCTTACTACTCATTTGATCAATTCGTACACAAGGTGGAACAAGTCGGTGCCACGAGACGTGTCAAG ACATGCCTGGGAGGACTACGGGATAGAGTTGCCAATGGAGGTGACCCAACAAAGCTACACGAAACCCCTGCTGTACACAACATCTCAAATGCTGATGAA GTTGTACAAGATATGAACATAGAGGAGCCATCTCTCGTACAGCAAGGTACATCTTTGAAGAACCATTGCACTGATGATTTCCAGGAAGACATGCTTCAAGAGATTTACGAGCAGGGTACTGAT GAGCTGTCTCCAGCAATGCATAGCGATGCTGTTGCTACAGATCATATCTCTTCTCGTCATCGCTCCATGGATGATATATCAAATCAAGCTAAGGAAACCCGAGGTAGCATTACTAGGGAAATACAGGTCTCAGAAGAACAGAAAGCTCGCATGGAAGCTAACAGGTTGAAGGCATTAGAGAAAGCTGCTGCTCGTGCCCGCTCTTCACAAACAGCTTGA